Within Mycobacterium heckeshornense, the genomic segment GATTCTCGGCATCTACGCCACACTCGGTATATTCCTGCTGTTCGCGGCTCGCAATCCCTTCGCCCACCGCAGCCTGATCTGGTTCACCGTGGTCTCAAGCGTCGTCCACGCAGGGATCATGGCGGCGCAGGCGATCGGCGATTCCGCTGAACGGGGCCACCTTGTCGGCGATGTGCCTGCGCTGCTCGTTGTCGCCGTTGTCCTCACACTG encodes:
- a CDS encoding DUF6632 domain-containing protein — protein: MMSDATNNTRSLVPLRIALVVIGLIFIFGIYPQTLLWPSGWRWGHGSSHYLAMILGIYATLGIFLLFAARNPFAHRSLIWFTVVSSVVHAGIMAAQAIGDSAERGHLVGDVPALLVVAVVLTLLMPRAAGTRQAQPSG